The genomic stretch TTCGGACTTTCTAGGAGGCGATCGCGAATCGATCTCAGGTGTTCTGGTTCATCTTGAGCTTCCCAATTATGGAGAATTTTGGAGTGAACTAACCGATCGACTCTTTGATGTTCCTGGTTTATAGCAATAAATTCATCATTATTAGCAACCAAATGACAAAGTTTTTGCGTTAAAAAAGGTTTGCCACCTGTCCAATCTAAAATCGCGTTCAAGACTTTTTGCGGATCTCTTGCTTTCATAACCAATCCCTCCGCTAATCCTAAACAATCTTGAAATTGAAATCCGGTTAATTGAATTTCTCGACCAATATCAAAGGGACTAAAGTTAGGATTAGAACTTAGTTCTGATGGACTTGCCACCCCTAATAATACCCAAGTTATTCGTTGATATTCTGGGTTCTTTTTTCGATTTTGATAACAAGATAAAATGAGTCCAAAAAAATCATCGACTGGGAATTTTAAGCCTAATACACTATCGATTTCATCTACAAAAATAACAATATCATGAGAAATGCAACTGAGAATGACTTCAGTTAACAATAATCGCAGCCGTTCAACGGGGGAAAATGAGAGGCGATCGCGCCACCATTTTGGTAGGTTGATTTTATCGGCTAAATTAAAGCTACTCAAGACGGAATAGGCAAAAGCAGCATACCATTCTTCGGCGGTAATGTTGCGGCTAAAAATAGCGGTTAAATCTACAACTCCGCAAAGAATTCCTCGATTTCTGAGTAATTCAATGGTGCGGACTCGTAAGGAAGATTTACCCATTTGCCGAGAGTTGAGAACATAGCAAAATTCTCCGGCGAGGACTCCGCGAAATAAATCGGCATCGGCTTGACGGACGACATAAGTTGGAGAATTAAGCGGTAGGCTACCGCCAAATTGATATTCATACATTCTGGTAAATACGTTATTCATAATACCCCATAGATAACACCCCTAATTTTTTAATTTTTCAAGAGAGTTGCACTCGAAAATATTGACGATATAAATTACATCGAGGCACAACTTTATGACCTTGTAAATCAATTAATCCCATGCTGTGGAGTTTAAAGGCTTGTATGGATTCGAGTTGGACGGCTTGGGCACTCTCAACGACTTTTTTTAAGGCTTCTTTTAAGAGGGAATGATAGTGTAGATTCCATAAGTGTCGCCTTAAATGATCGCTATATAAACCGGCATCGGTGGCAGCCGTTTCGAGGACGGTTTTTAAGGTCATTTCATTGCGAGCAATATGGTAGAGGGCGAGTCGGACTAAGTAGGGATGTCCCCCTACCATGGACATGAGTTGATTGACTTCTGAGATTGTCCAATCTAAGCCGTGACGATGGGCGAGTTCTAGAATTTTGTCTGGAGGAAATTCAGGGAGTTCAATGGGTAAGCCGACATTGAAGGGAGATTGGTTAATGCTCATGGGAACATAGACTTCTGTGGAGTGAACGACGACTAGGCGCAGTTTTTTCCATATGTCGCGGTTTTTTCCTTCTTCATGCCAGGCTCTCAGGAGGCTAAAAAAGTCGGAGGCGATGTCGGGGAAGGAGAAAACGACATCGACTTCATCTAAGCCTAAAACGAGGGGGTTTTGGCAGTGGGGAAGGATGTAGTTTTCAAAGTAGGATTTGCAGGCAACTTTGGCTCCAAAAATGCTGTTCCAATGATCTTCAAAGTTGACGGGGAGGTTGATTTGCAGGCTGATATTGGCGCAAAACCATTTGAGGAAGGGTTCTAGTTCGGTGAAGACTTTGCTATCGGCGAGTTGGAAGCTGAGGGGAACGGTGGCGTAGCCAATGGTGGAGGCATGGTGTAGGATGCGAGCGAGGAGGGAGGTTTTGCCCATTTGTCGGGGAGCTTTGATGCGAATTAAGGCTCCGGGTTTTTCGATCGCCTCATAACATCGCGTTTCTATTCGGGGCCGTTCGATGTAGAATGCGGAGGCCAGCTCCACTTGTCCTCTGGGGATCTCCGGTTCAGCAATGGGTTGGGGGGGAGATTTGGGTAGGATGGCGTAGGGGTTAGTGGAGGGTTGCTCAGGGGAGGAGATATCCGTGACTGGCTGGCGATCGCCCTCTTTGAGCAGTTGCAATAAGCTTTTAATTAATCTGGGGGTGTCTTCTGGCGATCGCCATTTTAACCGAGGTAAGTCCTGTAAATAGCCCCGCAAATCATGGTTGAGCAGGCTAAAGGAATGGTTGATTTCCAGGGGAATAATATGGGGCAGTCCCTGCTGACGAGATTCTTGTAAGGACTTGACAATTCGCACCTCTTCGGTAATCATCTCGCTCACCGCAGACAAGGGTGAGAGCAACAATACCAATTCTTCACAGGTATTCAGTTCTCGGTAAATCTGTTGCAACCCATTTTTGGCCATCCGCAGGCAGTTATCGACTAAGGTTACGGTATAGCCAGAATTTTTGAGGGTTTCGTAGAGTTGGGAAATCAGGCTTAAGGGAGGATCGGTGGGACTTTGATAGTAACTGAGCAGGATATGATGATTCTGGGGTTGCTTTTCCCGGTTGGTTTTCAGCGCTTCCCCAATTAACTCTGGACGGTATTTGGCGATCAGGGCAATTAATTCTCCGCGACGGGAATATCCAGATTCTTGAGGATCGACGGTTCCCAAAAAGGCATCACAGATATGTTGGATATGTTTGCGTACCGTCACCGGTTGAATATAAAGCTGTTCGGCGATCGCCGTATCCTCTTCCCCCGCTAAGACTTTCAGCAGCACTTCTTGTCGCCGAGGGGTAAGATTGGCAAAGGATTGGATAAACTGCATCTGGTTCATCAGATTACACGAAGAAACAACACATTGGAGGTGAGACGGCGGCTCAAACCGAACCAGAGTCTTCTTCTATTCTTTATTAATACCGTCAGAATTGCCACTGAGGGCAATTGTGTATGGAATCACCACATAAGCCACTCCTGAGTTAAGATGATCGCTTCTGTGAATCTTGCTTACACAAACCTACCCACTTTCTCTAAGGTCGGTCATAGTAGAAGCATCAGAGTCATCATTGTCCTGTTTAGTCTGACCTTCGGGTTTGCCTATCCTTGAGATGAATCTTTATGAGTTGCTTGAACCTAGGGTGAGTTGAGATTAATACATAAGACTCAACTCCTCAGAGATAGTAAGGCTTTGAGGATCTCTGCTCCTTTGATGCTAAGTCGTGTTCCAAATTAGTGTGCAGGCTGTTTATTGCAGTCTGCATTGTTTTTTTTATCAGAAGAATGGGTCTAAAACCCCGTCCTTCTAGGACGGCTTTTCTGGTTCTCTAATGTACTGCTTTAGAACTTCTATTGGCGCACCTCCAATGGAGCTAACCCAATAGCATTTACAGACCAATTTTAGCACCAGTAATGAAAGCGAGATATCAATACCGTTTCTATCCAACCGACCAACAGCG from Roseofilum capinflatum BLCC-M114 encodes the following:
- a CDS encoding AAA-like domain-containing protein; this encodes MNQMQFIQSFANLTPRRQEVLLKVLAGEEDTAIAEQLYIQPVTVRKHIQHICDAFLGTVDPQESGYSRRGELIALIAKYRPELIGEALKTNREKQPQNHHILLSYYQSPTDPPLSLISQLYETLKNSGYTVTLVDNCLRMAKNGLQQIYRELNTCEELVLLLSPLSAVSEMITEEVRIVKSLQESRQQGLPHIIPLEINHSFSLLNHDLRGYLQDLPRLKWRSPEDTPRLIKSLLQLLKEGDRQPVTDISSPEQPSTNPYAILPKSPPQPIAEPEIPRGQVELASAFYIERPRIETRCYEAIEKPGALIRIKAPRQMGKTSLLARILHHASTIGYATVPLSFQLADSKVFTELEPFLKWFCANISLQINLPVNFEDHWNSIFGAKVACKSYFENYILPHCQNPLVLGLDEVDVVFSFPDIASDFFSLLRAWHEEGKNRDIWKKLRLVVVHSTEVYVPMSINQSPFNVGLPIELPEFPPDKILELAHRHGLDWTISEVNQLMSMVGGHPYLVRLALYHIARNEMTLKTVLETAATDAGLYSDHLRRHLWNLHYHSLLKEALKKVVESAQAVQLESIQAFKLHSMGLIDLQGHKVVPRCNLYRQYFRVQLS